From Rutidosis leptorrhynchoides isolate AG116_Rl617_1_P2 chromosome 3, CSIRO_AGI_Rlap_v1, whole genome shotgun sequence, a single genomic window includes:
- the LOC139902671 gene encoding uncharacterized protein, translating into MKLTEMLQGFEFVFENRDRWSWAAASDGTYTVKKMSSINDQKVFAYITDSVGTLRNHLLPKKIEIFAWRVIKRRMPVRSELNKRGIDLHSVRCPLCDDDGDDVESIEHCFIFCKFCMEIWERVHNWWGRGPFTNLSLNEILRGNTAASTTCEGKLIWQAIEWVCAYFIWKNRNNKVFHGKSWCSPVALNEIQIKSFEWISVRAKKKKFDWLTWLNNPKVYLSS; encoded by the coding sequence ATGAAACTAACCGAGATGCTACAAGGTTTCGAGTTCGTGTTTGAAAATCGTGACAGATGGAGTTGGGCTGCAGCAAGCGACGGCACATATACCGTGAAAAAAATGAGTTCCATCAATGATCAGAAGGTTTTCGCATACATCACTGATTCGGTAGGCACTCTTCGCAATCATCTTCTGCCTAAAAAAATTGAAATCTTCGCGTGGCGTGTGATTAAAAGAAGAATGCCGGTTAGATCAGAACTAAACAAGAGGGGGATAGATTTACATTCAGTAAGATGTCCTCTctgtgatgatgatggtgatgatgtggAATCAATTGagcattgctttattttctgtaaatTCTGTATGGAAATTTGGGAACGGGTACATAACTGGTGGGGTCGTGGCCCGTTCACAAACCTAAGTCTGAACGAAATCCTAAGGGGTAATACCGCGGCTTCTACTACTTGTGAAGGGAAGCTTATTTGGCAAGCGATCGAGTGGGTTTGTGCGTACTTCATTTGGAAAAATCGGAACAACAAGGTGTTCCATGGTAAATCATGGTGCTCCCCAGTGGCTCTAAATGaaatacaaatcaaatcttttgaaTGGATCTCTGTTCGTGCAAAGAAAAAGAAGTTCGATTGGTTAACTTGGTTGAATAATCCGAAAGTGTATCTATCTTCTTAG